One window from the genome of Haladaptatus paucihalophilus DX253 encodes:
- a CDS encoding DUF3311 domain-containing protein: MISNLGRIGWAVVFAVLIALTIPWFLWGDGRVAYGLPVWLWWHIGWMIVVSLVFTLFANRAWGTGIEEGA; this comes from the coding sequence ATGATTAGCAATCTCGGGCGAATCGGTTGGGCGGTCGTGTTCGCGGTGCTCATCGCGCTCACCATCCCGTGGTTCCTCTGGGGCGACGGGCGGGTCGCGTACGGGTTGCCGGTGTGGCTCTGGTGGCACATCGGTTGGATGATCGTGGTGTCGCTCGTCTTCACGCTGTTTGCGAACCGCGCGTGGGGCACCGGCATCGAGGAGGGAGCATGA
- a CDS encoding sugar phosphate isomerase/epimerase family protein, which yields MTRTAIQLYTLRELNEPLPDLLARVGEAGFDGVEFAGLGDADPAAVTDALDDAGLEAAAAHVPIGELEDDPGRVAREYHRLGCEWVVVPYLEAAHFESREAATRTARRLDELAARMEGHSTSLGYHNHDHEFASVDGETGFEVFLSESEVEIELDIGWAVAAGADPRSLLRSLGDRVPLVHVKDTHDGEPVELGDGDVDLTACVDTAKEVGADWLVYEHDNPADPLASLAHGAERLRELNG from the coding sequence ATGACGCGAACCGCGATTCAACTGTACACGCTCCGTGAACTGAACGAACCGCTCCCCGACCTGCTCGCGCGGGTCGGCGAGGCTGGCTTCGACGGCGTGGAGTTTGCGGGGTTGGGCGATGCGGACCCGGCGGCCGTCACCGACGCGCTGGACGACGCGGGATTGGAAGCCGCCGCCGCCCATGTCCCTATCGGCGAGTTGGAGGACGACCCCGGACGGGTCGCACGCGAATACCATCGACTCGGCTGCGAGTGGGTAGTCGTTCCCTACCTCGAGGCCGCACACTTCGAGAGCCGGGAGGCGGCGACTCGAACGGCCCGCCGATTGGACGAACTCGCGGCGCGGATGGAGGGACACAGCACCTCGCTCGGCTACCACAACCACGACCACGAGTTCGCGTCGGTGGACGGCGAAACCGGCTTCGAGGTATTCCTCTCGGAGTCGGAGGTCGAAATCGAACTCGACATCGGATGGGCCGTCGCGGCGGGGGCGGACCCGCGTTCGCTCCTCCGGTCGCTGGGCGACCGCGTTCCGCTCGTCCACGTCAAGGACACGCACGACGGGGAGCCGGTCGAACTCGGGGACGGCGACGTGGACCTGACCGCGTGTGTGGATACGGCGAAGGAAGTCGGAGCGGATTGGCTCGTCTACGAACACGATAACCCGGCCGACCCGCTCGCGTCACTCGCCCACGGTGCGGAACGCCTTCGGGAATTGAACGGGTAA